The candidate division WOR-3 bacterium genome has a segment encoding these proteins:
- a CDS encoding GIY-YIG nuclease family protein, producing the protein MNKQYNIYIMTNEHNTVLYTGITSDLKKRVYEHKERLTSGFTKKYSTNKLVYYETFDNAYNAITREKRIKGGSRKKKIDLINSMNPKWKDLYDDI; encoded by the coding sequence ATGAATAAACAATACAACATTTACATAATGACCAACGAACATAACACCGTCCTATACACGGGTATCACCAGCGATTTAAAGAAGAGAGTCTATGAGCACAAGGAAAGACTGACATCTGGTTTTACAAAAAAGTATAGCACTAATAAACTAGTATACTATGAAACATTTGATAATGCATACAACGCAATCACAAGAGAAAAGAGAATTAAGGGTGGATCGAGAAAAAAGAAAATAGATTTGATTAATAGCATGAATCCAAAATGGAAGGACTTATACGATGATATATGA
- the lexA gene encoding transcriptional repressor LexA yields the protein MKTRNKILKAIQDFVDDYGYPPSIREIAKKIHLKSTKAVKVHLDNLASEGLIERVSGQARGIRIKPKSIPIVGRVTAGLPELAFEELEGSFTISQWRDCFLLKVKGDSMINAHIYDGDMVVVKPTRNALDNEIIVANVGDETTIKRLRRIGKELVLKPENDTYPIIREAFEVIGKVIGVIRKL from the coding sequence ATGAAAACAAGAAATAAAATTCTCAAGGCGATCCAGGATTTTGTGGATGACTATGGATATCCACCGTCGATCCGCGAGATCGCCAAAAAAATACATCTCAAGAGCACCAAGGCAGTAAAGGTGCATCTGGATAATCTGGCAAGTGAAGGCCTTATTGAACGGGTTTCCGGGCAAGCCAGGGGCATACGCATCAAGCCAAAATCAATACCCATTGTCGGCAGGGTTACTGCTGGGTTACCAGAACTTGCTTTCGAAGAATTAGAAGGATCCTTCACTATATCACAGTGGCGTGATTGTTTTCTGCTCAAGGTAAAGGGCGATAGCATGATAAATGCCCATATCTATGATGGTGATATGGTTGTTGTTAAACCAACAAGAAATGCTTTAGATAATGAAATCATCGTCGCAAATGTAGGAGACGAAACAACAATTAAAAGGCTGCGAAGAATCGGTAAAGAACTCGTCTTGAAGCCAGAGAACGATACCTACCCAATTATTAGAGAGGCATTCGAAGTAATCGGTAAAGTTATCGGCGTTATAAGAAAATTATGA